GAGCGTTGCCGAGCTGCCCACCGTGAGCTCTCCCGATCCGCCGGTGGGTCTTTATACTGCCCCAGTCAAACAAAAAGGGGAGTCAAACAAAAAGGGGGGCTGAGCTCTTCCGAACTCAACCCCCCAGTAATAACACTCATCGGCCGGAAGCCTTTGGCCAGCCCCCGCCAGATTCTACTACTCTCAGACTAGCGTCCCTTGCGGAGACGACGGACAGCCAGCGGGGCAACCGAGCACAGGCCGAGCACGGCCAAGGCAACGGTTCCCGGCTCGGGCACCTTCGTGAAGGCGACCTGACCGGCGATCGTGTAGGTCAGCGTAGCGGGGCTGCCACCGAGGCTGATCGAGGTCGAACCCGACACGACGGTCGGAATGATCAACTCGGTGCCGTTGTACGATCCCGTCGTGGGAGAAGGAACAGAGAAACCGACCGGGCTGGTACCGAAGTCGAACGTGTTACCGAGAATCGTGCCAGCACCGCCATCGAGCACGAGGCCCAGGCCGCTGACGTCGATGTTTCCGCCCGAATAGTTGAACGGACCGGGGCTCGCCGAGACCACGTTACCGGCGCCCAAGTCGCCGATGCTCAGGTGGCCGCCCGTAAGGGCCAGGTTGCCCAGAAGCGTGTTCACATTCCACGGGCTAGCGACCAGGAGGCCGGCCGAGGGACCAGTGCCCAGCACATTGCTGAGCGACGAGCCATTGTCGGTGGCCGTGATCGCACCACCGGTGATCGGAATCGCCTGCGTGGCGGGAATGAGAATGTCGGCGCCGTTGAGCTTCAGCTCAAGGGTGACACTCGTGTTGGGCAGATCGAGGTTGAATTGCGTTGCCTTGGCAACGCCGGCGCACGCTACAAGCGCGCAAACAAGTGCCAGACTCTTAACTTTCATTTGCAGTTCTCCTTCAGGTGTCGCATTAGCTCCCACTCCACCGCCGATGGGTGTTACCCGCACATTTTGCGCGATCCGAACTAGGTAGTCAACAAAATAATTTCAGCATTTTTCAAGAATCCGAAAGAATCCGTAGATTGCTAAAGTTTCGCCAGCCCTCTAATCTGCACCATCCGGGGGGATTGGCAGGGCCGCCATCTTGG
This region of Pirellulales bacterium genomic DNA includes:
- a CDS encoding PEP-CTERM sorting domain-containing protein gives rise to the protein MKVKSLALVCALVACAGVAKATQFNLDLPNTSVTLELKLNGADILIPATQAIPITGGAITATDNGSSLSNVLGTGPSAGLLVASPWNVNTLLGNLALTGGHLSIGDLGAGNVVSASPGPFNYSGGNIDVSGLGLVLDGGAGTILGNTFDFGTSPVGFSVPSPTTGSYNGTELIIPTVVSGSTSISLGGSPATLTYTIAGQVAFTKVPEPGTVALAVLGLCSVAPLAVRRLRKGR